In the Dioscorea cayenensis subsp. rotundata cultivar TDr96_F1 chromosome 12, TDr96_F1_v2_PseudoChromosome.rev07_lg8_w22 25.fasta, whole genome shotgun sequence genome, one interval contains:
- the LOC120273170 gene encoding uncharacterized protein LOC120273170 — MQPKGTILQAVTLRSGRQLEAREKEIRSAPNDGVTVQEDPNLDEHASKDNGRKLVEDCPNPNISRGHEYKTVIPYPSRLKQDKDEAQFKKFINIFKQLHINIRIIEALAQMPKYAQFLKELLTHKRKLEDQGTVALTRNCSAILEKKLPQKLKDPSSFVIPCVLGEGMTEHALANSGSSINVMPYNLFLKLGLENLRPTRMTLQLADRSVRRPRAVVEDVLVRVDKLIIPVDFMILDVDDDVEVPLILGHPFLNTSGALIDVKEGKMTLRVRDEQVVFTLPEAMKHTHNHDNQTVLHRYY; from the coding sequence ATGCAACCCAAGGGAACAATTTTACAAGCtgttactttgagaagtgggaGGCAGTTGGAAGCAAGGGAAAAAGAGATCCGAAGTGCTCCCAATGATGGGGTAACCGTCCAGGAAGACCCTAATTTGGATGAACATGCAAGTAAGGACAACGGGAGGAAACTTGTTGAAGACTGCCCTAATCCTAATATTTCAAGGGGGCACGAATACAAGACAGTGATACCGTACCCCTCAAGACTCAAACAAGATAAGGATGAGgcccaattcaagaaattcatcaatattttcaaacaacttcacataaATATTCGAATCATTGAGGCACTAGctcaaatgccaaagtatgcCCAGTTTTTGAAGGAGCTACTCACTCATAAGAGAAAGTTAGAGGATCAGGGCACAGTTGCACTTACTAGGAACTGCTCGGCTATTCTAGAGAAAAAGCTGCCACAAAAGTTAAAGGATCCGAGTAGTTTTGTAATTCCTTGTGTACTTGGTGAAGGAATGACAGAGCATGCTCTAGCCAATTCTGGGTCTAGCATAAATGTAATGCCATACAACTTGTTCTTAAAACTGGGATTAGAAAACCTAAGGCCTACAAGAATGACATTGCAGCTTGCAGATAGATCAGTGCGAAGGCCTCGAGCGGTAGTTGAAGATGTCCTTGTTAGAGTTGACAAACTCATCATTCCTGTAGATTTCATGATTctagatgtggatgatgatgttgaggtTCCCCTGATCCTTGGACACCCATTCCTTAACACTTCAGGTGCTCTAATTGATGTTAAAGAGGGCAAGATGACCTTAAGGGTCAGAGACGAGCAAGTGGTCTTCACCCTCCCTGAAGCAATGAAGCATACACATAATCATGATAATCAAACTGTACTTCACagatactactga